The following proteins are encoded in a genomic region of Oreochromis aureus strain Israel breed Guangdong linkage group 8, ZZ_aureus, whole genome shotgun sequence:
- the LOC116324715 gene encoding nuclear factor 7, ovary-like, with the protein MAFRSEEDLCCPACHDIFKDPVLLLCSHSFCKACLQSWWKEKQIKECPVCRTVCEWSDPPCNRALKNLCEGFLQSQSASSGSDSLCSLHSEKLKLFCLDHEQPACIICRDAKIHADHQFRPIDEVAQEHREELQMFLNPLQHKLKLFNEVKVNLHQTAEHIKVQALQIERRLKEQFKKLRQFLEEEEEVRMLALREEEAQKSQVMKDKMEALCREMAALSDTVRATEEHLRAGDPSFLRTYKAVVERVQQHPQLDDPQLGSGALIDVAKHLGNLTFNIWNKMKGMVSYSPVILDPNSANPELILSEDLTGVRHGKRRLLPENPERFEFWDSVLGSEGFNSGTHSWDVEVGDNKDWEVGVIAESMCRREFVGSTVWSVECSHAGYRAYSPTNKYIALSVTEKVKKVRVHLDWDEGKLSFLEPDTNTHMHTFTHTFTEKLCPYLCTRNPQLLKIVPVKVCVRKLTDQEE; encoded by the coding sequence ATGGCTTTCCGTTCAGAGGAGGATTTATGCTGCCCTGCCTGTCATGACATTTTTAAAGATCCCGTCCTCCTCTTGTGTAGCCACAGCTTCTGTAAAGCCTGTCTGCAGAGCTGGTGGAAAGAGAAGCAAATCAAAGAGTGCCCGGTTTGTCGGACAGTGTGTGAGTGGAGTGACCCACCTTGTAACCGGGCACTGAAGAACCTCTGTGAGGGATTTTTGCAGAGTCAGAGCGCTTCATCAGGGTCTGACAGtctctgcagtctgcactctGAAAAGCTCAAACTCTTCTGTCTGGACCATGAGCAGCCCGCGTGTATCATCTGTCGGGATGCAAAAATCCACGCTGACCATCAGTTCAGACCCATTGATGAAGTTGCACAGGAACACAGAGAGGAGCTTCAGATGTTCCTGAACCCCCTGCAGCACAAGCTGAAGCTTTTTAATGAAGTTAAAGTGAACTTACATCAAACAGCAGAGCACATTAAAGTGCAGGCTCTGCAGATAGAAAGGAGGCTTAAGGAGCAGTTTAAGAAGCTTCGCCAGTTcctagaggaggaagaggaggtacGGATGTTAGctctgagggaggaagaggcgCAGAAGAGCCAAGTGATGAAGGACAAGATGGAGGCTCTGTGCAGGGAGATGGCGGCTCTTTCAGAcacagtcagagccacagaggagcaCCTCAGAGCTGGAGATCCATCCTTCCTGAGGACCTACAAGGCTGTGGTGGAAAGAGTCCAGCAGCACCCCCAGCTGGATGATCCACAGCTGGGCTCAGGAGCATTGATAGATGTggccaaacacctgggcaacctgACCTTCAACATCTGGAATAAGATGAAAGGCATGGTCTCCTACAGTCCTGTGATTCTGGATCCAAATTCAGCCAATCCAGAGCTCATCCTGTCCGAAGATCTGACTGGCGTGAGGCACGGAAAGAGAAGGCTCCTTCCAGAAAACCCCGAGAGGTTTGAATTCTGGGATTCTGTCCTGGGCTCGGAGGGCTTTAACTCGGGAACTCACAGCTGGGATGTGGAGGTTGGAGACAACAAGGACTGGGAGGTTGGGGTGATAGCAGAGTCTATGTGCAGGAGAGAATTTGTGGGCTCCACAGTGTGGAGCGTAGAGTGCAGCCACGCTGGATACAGAGCGTACTCCCCGACCAACAAATACATCGCTCTCTCGGTCACAGAGAAGGTCAAGAAGGTCAGAGTTCATCTGGACTGGGACGAAGGGAAGCTGTCTTTTTTGGAGCctgatacaaacacacacatgcacactttcacacacacattcactgaaAAACTGTGCCCCTATCTTTGCACCAGGAACCCACAGCTTCTGAAAATAGTGCctgtaaaagtgtgtgtgagaaaacTGACAGATCAGGAGGAGTGA